Genomic segment of Phoenix dactylifera cultivar Barhee BC4 unplaced genomic scaffold, palm_55x_up_171113_PBpolish2nd_filt_p 000366F, whole genome shotgun sequence:
CTTCCCGTCCTCGTCTTCTCCGCCGCTGGAGGCGAAGGAGATGGGGAGGAGGTGGTGGAGTGCGCGGTGTGCCTGAACGAGTTCGTGGAGGGGGAGAAGCTGCGCTCCCTCCCGCTGTGCGGTCACCGATTTCATATCGAGTGCATTGACATGTGGTTCCACTCCCACTTCACCTGCCCCCTCTGCCGGGCCGCCGTGAAGGCGGCGTCGCCGCCTGTCAATACCATCGTCTCGGTGCGAGTACTGGCATCGAATCCtccggaggcggcggcggaggaacgggctCGTTCGTCCTCCGGTCTGTGCTCCAGGTGCCGAGCGGAGGGGATCGGGTCTTCGTCGGCTACTTTGGGGTGTCCGGAGCTGAGGATCGAGGCACCGGCGAGGTGGGGCGAGGGGTTCGGGGGACCTGAGGAAGAGCTAGGTTTAGGATTAGGGTTGGGAACGCCGGGGGTGCAGAGGATGAAGTCGCCAGGTAGCCGCATGCAGCTGCTTACGAGGCTTCTAAGCAGGGATAAGAGGCTCTATTGCGGCGGAAATTCGGAGGCAGAACCGGatctggagaggggggaaggGGCGGAGCggtctccacctcctcctccgccgccgccgccgccgcttccACCAACGGCGGCGGCACTTTAGTATGATAAGTGGTTGGAGACGTCGCGGAATCGTAGCCGTTGGCGGTGCACGCGTGGCGGCTCGGGGATGATATCGAGACGTCAAGATTCTTTTTATTAGCTGCCTTTATGGACTTTTCCTTCAGAAACGAGCGGTTAGCTCGAGAAGGGTGGAGGGAGAGGGTCTGGAAATGATTTGTAAAGTTTTGAGAGGctttttgttttagttttcttcttcttttttttgtaattatgaTAACGTTAGTGGTAGTTCTTTATAGCAGCAAATGTTTATTCTCGCCAGTTATTTTCGATTTTCCAATTGCTTTATGACGCGCCAGAAATCTTATTATTTAAGACATTATTATTTTGAACTAATATAGTGatttgaataataaaaaaaaagcgaTGAATATATATGCAATGGCTTCAAGTAATGACTTTTAAAATGGGACAAAAATAGGACTATGACCATTATCCAAATCCGGATAATATAAATTATGTCATATAGGTGTTTTGAGATACTCATTTAATATCATTAACTATTAATTTGAAGGCCCCGTTTGGATAAGTTACATGCCAGAAATCTTGCAGGCCAAACAACACGGTGTTTTTTTGGAATGATTCCAAAACGGGTAAATGATTATTTTATATTCGCACAGTGTTGCATGAATCTCAAAATGACGTGTTTTGCCTGAAAACAGCCGAATTTCAAGCTTCTGTCATGCAATGTACCTAAACCACACCCTATAATGTAAACCATGGATTAGAGCCGACATTACTGATAACACCTGTAATTTGTAGGTTGGGCCCGTTTTGAATTATATGAAtgcttgaatttgggattcccccaacctcttttcttctccttgctcaAAGAACAACTTAAAAAAATGACGCGGCCTAACTCAAATGCTGTAAAGATTATGGTTTGAGTGGAGACAGCATCTTATGGCTCCCGAGTCTACATCATCATGTGCCAAAGGAAAGCCATAGTTGTGATGATCCGGGTgctcacccaaaaaaaaaaattattttgatttCTAGCCCATAATTGATGCGGGATCAAAACATGCCTCGTCCTCGCGATAGCTTCATGCGAAATTATATCATGCACCATAGGCACCATGCCAATCAGATCGTCTCATTTCTGCAGACTTCATCCATTTTGCGCTCGTCTTGATGATTGGCCAATAAGAACGGGACAATCTAATTGATGTGGTGCACAGCCATATTGATACATgcggtgtaggatataatttgcCTAGCTTCGCAGAATGGAACAGCAAGGCATATGCTGAGGGCAGAACAAGAAGACATTGGACATTTGTATGCACTATTATTAGCCTGCTTGACTCCGAAGATGGAAGGACATACCCTCTTGAAAGCTCACAGAAAATCAGTCCTTTTCCATTTTTCAATTTCCAAATACTGGTGGGAGTGTTGTGCCCATTCTTCTCTTGTTAATAATATTCCCTGGTGGGAGTATCTTTACActtcttaaaaaaatagattgatTGGGTGCGTATTAGACTAGGTGAAACTCGGCCTGTGGTTGGGCTGCGCTGGGCTTGGGTGGCCTGCCctcctttatttttatttgctttTTGTGATTAAAAAGACCCTTCATGAAGAAAGGCCGAAACATGGGTTCACAGCTAGTCTGTCCTTAAGTTCGCATGTCAGCAGACGAGCCAACTTCAGGCATCAAAGCTTGGACTTCTAATCAGATGTTGCTCACTATTAATTCCCCTCCTGATCATGAATTAAGTGTGGGGTGGCTTTAATTAACTGGCCTTGGACAATTCTGCTATGGCGACTTTGGATTTGATATGGGATGTCGAAGGTGAACGAGCCATTAGGAGGCCATGATCCATACATGGTTTGGGAGGATGCTGGTGAAAGAAGCAGCCAGGTGGTTGCTCATTAGTTCCAGAGGCACAGATGATGAGAGGATGGCATCTTAGTCCATGACCTGCTAAAGTGTCACTTCACTGTGGTTTTTATATGAAGATCGATGAGTCAATTTGTTTGCGTTGTGCCCCCTCCTGTGTGTGTGCAAAGGTGGTATGGTTTAAGTCTATTGCATGATGAGCGGATTTTCCTCCAACCAATTGAGGCTATCATGATGTAGTCCTGATTTTGTGCTGCGAGGTGATCTTCTTTCCTCCTCGACCTGAGTTCACTATTTTATATATCTTAAATAAAATCTGTGATGGAATCCCCATCATTTGCTCGAAAAAGGAAAGAACAAAAGATTGAGCATACCACCATGCATCAACATCGATCCTCTCAGCTgtatttcttcctctttttctttaatGAAACAGGGTGTAAGGAGAATGTTTACAATAGTATAATAGGGAGTCACAGAGTGCTCTAAGAAAGAATTCAAGAACAAAGAGGAGACAAAACATTCCGAAGTATTCAACGAGCTTCCTTCGTTTTTAAATTTCCAATGCAGCCCCACCAGTATTTAAGAAAGAAAGTACCAGTATTTAAGAAAGAAAGTGAAGGCCTCAATTGTTTACCAATGGCCAATGGCTGCTGGTTTTCCTAGCTACTGAAAAAATGGTTTTGTTAACATCAAAAATATAGttcactttatttttaattgaatcGTAATTAACAATTAAGTGGATAGACAACAACAATCAAGCTGTACAACTTCCTTTTGCATCGTCCAGAATAGTTATATATTCTCAGTAATAAACAATACAAAACTTGGCTAGCTAGATGGCGTAACAGAGCTGCATTTGTTGCATTCGAACCAAATATTTAAGGCTTAACAATCTACCAGAGCTGTTTAACGTTAACTTAAGGATAGAAATCAGAACGTATCTGTGTATTTCTTCACCGGAGACGAGGTCATGATAACTCTCCTTAccaataaaataataaacaaaacaaTGTAAAGTTTTGTATTTATGGACTCCATGAGCATAACTTAATTGCTTCAATGGCTGTAAGTAGAGCCCCCGTGATGGTGACTGCGCGGTGCACATATGAACTGCATATCTTTTTGTGTCAGGCGTTGATAGTCCAAACTGCAAACTTCATCGCAAGCCTTGTTATTCATGCCTTCGACATACTTTGTAGACCTAACATCAATGTCTATGCCCTTGAACCTGGTTACCAAATAGGGCTGGTTGCCAAAAGTTCTAGGTTTTAAGACCTTTTGGCCCAGCTTAATCTTTCCTAAAGCTTAGGATCTCGGATTTGGCATGGCTGCATGGGTTAGGCTTTGCAAAAACTTTTGAAGTAGATGTGTTTTTAGAACACAAGATGGATGGCCATCAAACAAAATAGTGCTCTATAATATGGATAGCTGTCATCAAGAGATGGATGGCCATCAAACAAAATAGTTTATTAGTGTGTGCCATGTCATAGACAGCATATGTTGTTTGGTGGCTATCCATGTCCTGATGGTGGCTATCCTGGGATGCATAGCCGCGATGTGCAACCATGGAGGATCCTAGTTGGTGTTTTTAATACTATTCTTAGGTCTTTTCTCTCCAAGTGGCCAACTTGGATCAACAGGCCAATGGCTTATTTTTCATCAAAACAGAGGCTTTTCGGTGATGAGACCAATGGGCGCAGCCAAGCCTAGTCATTTTATGTTTTAAACACTATAAACTACTTGGTTCTTGGACTCATAAATATGTTAGGCAATTTCCATGTGACCCTTCAGCGTTCCAGAAAAGCGCCGTAGTATGAGGGTCAAATATAGCCTAAGGTCATTTAGCTAAGCTGGTAAGCACGATAAAGAAGAGAAGCCCACCTCCTCCTGAGCCTTTACTCCCCTTAACTCACCTATTGTCAAACCTCTCCACCCTCAAAACATTCCCTCTTTCATCCAAACCTCACCTCCAATTCCAAACccaaagcacaagcacaaccAAGAAGAAGGAAGATGGCAAGGCCAAATCGAACGCTATCAGCCAGCCAGAGTTCCAGTGGATCTCCCCCGGCCGAGCACGCTCACGGGGCACGCCAAAACCGAACCTTATACGCTGTTCTCTTGGCCCTCAACATACTTCTCATCCTTCTCTTCTACTTTGGTATCTGGCGTTACTGTAGGAAGGACCAGCGAGTAGGTGACACCAACGCTGCCGCCGCCTCTTCCTCCGCTCCCAGCGCTCCCAGTCCTTATGCTAGAAACGGGAGGCTGGATTCCCGAGTCCTCTCGTCGTTGCCAATCTTCGTGCACACCGTCGGCGGCGAGGAGAAGACGGAGTGCGCTGTGTGTTTGATGGAGTTCAGGGAGGGCGAGAATGGCCGGCTGCTGCCGAGGTGCAACCATCGCTTCCATACGGAGTGCGTCGACATGTGGTTTCAGAGTCACTCAACCTGCCCTCTTTGCCGGGCTTCAATCGAGTTCAGTGCTCCAGATTCTGGCGCGGCGGTGTGAGTCGTGCTCTCGACTCCGCCGGTGAGCAATCGTACGTTTGACTTAAGCTCTTTCCGGTCCTGGAATTGTTCTGtagatttctatttttttcctcctttttctctGGCGCACAAGAACAGACGGCTGTAAAACGGGCTTGCATCTTAGAAACTTGTTGGGCATCAACGGTAACGGGATTACATTGTGaattgattgttttttttttttgtgtgttatTTAAAAAGGTTTCTttataaagaaagaaaggtCAACGCTCCAACCTTTTTAAACATATATGTTTATAGCGACACAAATAGCAATTGGATCGcgatatatatggttaatcacGCTAAATCTATGGGCGACTTTGTCAGATGATCCTACTtaactttttaatattttatttgctgATTCCCACATATACTTTTATTCTAAATTGgtttaataaattcaatttaccaaaaatatatataattaattagaagcctctccatcaggggaaaaaaaacaagtaaagtcaacaatttttttattaggTAGAAAATGAATTTCTTTAGAGATGATGAGGACTGGGGCACCAATATTTTGGAGGTCCAAAATTAGATGGTCTAAGTCCATAAATCACAGACTACTAGTCTTAATGCTAGCATGACCGAACCTATCAGTACATCAAGAATATCCAACTTGGACTTGACCCAAAGCAAGCCCACATATCTATATCCAATTTATTTGACTAGTTGACCAAAATCTATCTAGTTTTGCAATTCATACCGCATGAATAGTTATTTTTTATACAAAACAAAGTACAATAAGtacaaatatacatttttttgacCTAACGAGTTGAGAGGTCTTGAACTAAACTCGACACATCCTGCTGATAGTTGGGATTGGCGTCCAACCATATGAATCCAATAGGTTGGGTTAGGCACGGAGGGTCCAAGTTGGGTCAAAACTTGCCATCTCAAATGATGACTAATAAGAGAAGCATATTTTAACTTTGCTGGTTAGCGAGATTTTAGGATAGAAGGTTTTTTCATTAACCAATAATGATGGACACCATTCAACTTGCCTATATATGCATTACTTTTTGAACTTATGCAGGCGATCATCATTTCAAGTTGCCCATAAAGCCTTTGCTTAGAAATTAATGCTAAATATTATTATCTTTTTAAGATATAAGGGATGCCGTTATTGGGGTTCGAATCCTAACGATTAATGATGACGGGCTCGCCAAATACGTCCCATTGTAATACCTATTTTGGTTAGGGAGCAACCATCTGAGAGAAATATGTGATGGGACAAGACTTCTTGCGTCAAAGTTATTCAAGGTGAAGGAGTCGACTCAACGGCTTGAAAACTAACATAGATACATCTGAGGCGAAAGTGAAGTACTGTTTTCGTTTCTTATTTAGCTGATCTGAGTTCAATCCATTCTAATGGGCTACATGTCTAGTCGAACATCAGGGCTTGAGAATCAGGAAAGGGTAACCACAAATGCAAGAGAATAAATATCTTTTAATTGAAAAGTAATGTTTGTGATTATGAGATGGTATGCCATGAAAATAATAGTCAGTATATGATTATTATCTCTAAAGTATAttgaatatatttaatattaattaataaaaaatattttgaaaactatatatttgaaagaagaATCAATCGCATATTTATCGATAAAATATCATTATTATTGTTGAAACTTCAAGTTAGTTCGCAACAAAAGTAATTTGTCATAAAAAATGAATCATAAATAATTAACATAAAAAACCATTAGTTATACAATGATGTATAGATGACAACATCCACTTCATCtttaaataatcaatattttgcaACAAAACATATATACTACCAATGAATATGTATTTAATGATGAAACACTATCATCGTTACATCACATAAGTAATTTGCAACAAAAACTATTTCGTCTAAAATCCAATTcgttattaaaatattaatattctgCAACAAAACTACATATGTTGCTAATAGAGGTACGTTTAACTATGAAATATTGTCGTTGATAAAAGTTAATTAGATAATAagcaataaaaataatttttatcctATTTATATATTGAAAAATGCATGATGAAACATTATTTCATTACTAAATAGCCTATATTATACGAGAAAACTGTATACGtaaccaataaaaaaaatattcagtgATGAAATATTATCCTTAACTAAAAATAGAGATCTATTTGGGAATGATTCTAACATTATTATCAAATTTAATAATCAATTCATGACAAAAAAATATCGTCAGTAAAATTCATggtattaataattttttattacaaaaatatcataaattgtTACGAAAAAATTTCTGCCAAAAAATCGAAGTGGGAATATTTAGTGCTACAAATTTGAtaacaaaaattagaaataaaatttaattttattgccAAAAATActgtttaaataatattttatattgaagATTCATATTTTATTGCCTTATGGTACTTATTAGTAATATGTTATAATTTATATCAAACTATTTTGTTGCTGATTGACCATTTTTTATAGTGAAATTAGCCAAGTCTTTTTACCTTGTTGAATGCCAAGGTGGTACAGGGGAATCAATACCAAACATATATTCTTGCTGCTTGATTACTGGTGGTACTTCAAAATTGGTTGGCCCTTTCACCTCATTGAGAACTAAATCATTGCAAGAATCCTTCTTGTTTTGCACATTTTTGGTTTA
This window contains:
- the LOC103711455 gene encoding RING-H2 finger protein ATL64-like, encoding MARPNRTLSASQSSSGSPPAEHAHGARQNRTLYAVLLALNILLILLFYFGIWRYCRKDQRVGDTNAAAASSSAPSAPSPYARNGRLDSRVLSSLPIFVHTVGGEEKTECAVCLMEFREGENGRLLPRCNHRFHTECVDMWFQSHSTCPLCRASIEFSAPDSGAAV
- the LOC103711456 gene encoding RING-H2 finger protein ATL2-like, whose protein sequence is MGSNHNGVPPPEGYAASGKIMLIAIVALLTTTLLIFFLHLYLRWRVLRRFASARRRIRRRLVFAGETHGALRPADRGLAPDILESLPVLVFSAAGGEGDGEEVVECAVCLNEFVEGEKLRSLPLCGHRFHIECIDMWFHSHFTCPLCRAAVKAASPPVNTIVSVRVLASNPPEAAAEERARSSSGLCSRCRAEGIGSSSATLGCPELRIEAPARWGEGFGGPEEELGLGLGLGTPGVQRMKSPGSRMQLLTRLLSRDKRLYCGGNSEAEPDLERGEGAERSPPPPPPPPPPLPPTAAAL